In the Ochrobactrum sp. Marseille-Q0166 genome, one interval contains:
- a CDS encoding ABC transporter permease, whose translation MKKGLNAQKIGAWIAFFIGAIYFLVPLIGTFEFSLRMRRGEYSFDAYRVVFSDPNFQATFSYSIILGILTIIFGVLLVVPTAYWVRLRLPHLRPLIEFITLMPLVIPAIVIVFGYLRIYNSSSWLPFTSSTRATDLLLMFGYMTLSLPYMYRAVDTAMRTIDVRTLTEAAQSLGAGWGRIMFKVIFPNVISGVMSGAFITFAIVIGEFTLASLLNRPAFGPYLQLVGANRAYEPSALAIISFGITWLSIIMLQLVSRLNKFKTNAG comes from the coding sequence ATGAAAAAAGGCCTTAACGCCCAGAAAATCGGTGCATGGATCGCCTTTTTCATTGGCGCGATCTACTTCCTCGTACCGCTGATTGGCACGTTTGAATTTTCGCTTCGTATGCGTCGCGGTGAATACTCCTTTGATGCCTATAGAGTCGTTTTCAGCGATCCGAATTTTCAGGCAACCTTCAGCTATTCGATCATTCTCGGCATTCTGACGATCATCTTCGGTGTGCTACTCGTGGTGCCGACAGCCTATTGGGTTCGCCTGCGTCTGCCGCATTTGCGCCCGCTGATTGAGTTTATCACACTGATGCCGCTGGTCATTCCGGCCATCGTTATCGTGTTCGGCTATCTGCGCATCTATAATTCTTCGTCATGGCTGCCATTCACCTCATCAACGCGGGCCACCGACCTGCTGCTGATGTTTGGCTATATGACATTGTCGCTGCCTTACATGTATCGTGCTGTTGATACTGCCATGCGCACCATTGATGTACGCACGCTCACCGAAGCAGCCCAGAGTCTCGGCGCGGGCTGGGGCCGGATCATGTTCAAGGTCATTTTTCCGAATGTGATCTCAGGTGTCATGAGCGGTGCCTTCATCACTTTCGCCATTGTTATTGGCGAATTCACGCTGGCTTCGCTGCTCAATCGTCCCGCTTTTGGTCCCTATCTGCAGCTCGTTGGCGCCAACCGCGCCTATGAACCTTCCGCGCTGGCGATCATTTCCTTCGGTATTACGTGGCTCAGCATCATCATGTTGCAGCTCGTTTCCCGCCTCAATAAATTCAAGACAAACGCCGGGTAA
- a CDS encoding Gfo/Idh/MocA family oxidoreductase — protein sequence MTSKQRDSKDFRWGIWGTGTIASAFAADIQASSDMRVSAVCSRSMQSAEDFKSRIGADKAFDDAAAFLNSADIDAVYIATPNAMHVPQTLQAIAAGKACLTEKPLTLDAEGANEITSAIRAHNVFAMEAMWSRFLPAIHATREHIKAGRIGTIKRIEADLSYFRAENPESRFFNPALGGGAAFDLGVYPVSLTLSFLGLPESVSGRWKKAKSGVDMRTEFMLTYANAKAELSCGFDRDGQNQMLIEGTDGAILIHAPFLKAQRLTIFSNNVLNSALGPKGPGGLIGKVLNRLPLPGRTVEHHAFAGNGLQFQAQAVRDAVTRGEISSPIMPLEHSAAVANIVSTVLAKQPD from the coding sequence ATGACGAGTAAGCAGCGCGACAGCAAGGATTTTCGCTGGGGCATCTGGGGCACAGGCACGATTGCCAGCGCCTTTGCAGCCGATATTCAGGCAAGCAGTGATATGCGCGTGAGTGCTGTTTGTTCGCGCTCAATGCAGAGTGCAGAGGATTTCAAAAGCCGCATCGGTGCAGACAAGGCTTTTGATGATGCCGCAGCATTCTTGAATAGCGCTGATATCGACGCCGTTTATATTGCAACGCCCAATGCCATGCATGTTCCGCAGACATTACAGGCAATCGCCGCAGGCAAAGCGTGCCTCACGGAAAAGCCGCTGACACTTGATGCAGAGGGTGCAAACGAGATCACATCCGCAATCAGGGCACATAATGTCTTTGCCATGGAAGCTATGTGGAGTCGCTTTCTGCCGGCGATCCATGCCACCCGTGAGCATATCAAAGCCGGGCGCATCGGAACGATCAAGCGCATCGAAGCAGACCTTTCCTATTTCCGAGCAGAAAATCCGGAAAGCCGGTTCTTCAATCCGGCACTTGGCGGCGGAGCGGCCTTCGATCTCGGTGTCTATCCGGTTTCGCTTACGCTCAGCTTTCTGGGCCTGCCCGAGAGTGTCAGCGGGCGCTGGAAAAAGGCCAAAAGCGGCGTCGATATGCGCACGGAATTTATGCTGACATATGCGAATGCCAAAGCTGAGCTCTCATGCGGCTTTGATCGGGATGGTCAAAACCAGATGCTGATTGAAGGCACAGACGGTGCCATCCTAATCCATGCGCCATTTCTCAAAGCACAGCGTCTGACGATTTTTTCCAACAATGTGCTAAATTCAGCCCTTGGTCCGAAAGGACCGGGTGGGTTGATTGGCAAGGTTCTGAACCGCCTGCCTTTGCCGGGCAGAACGGTTGAACACCATGCTTTTGCTGGAAACGGATTGCAGTTTCAGGCGCAAGCCGTGCGCGATGCCGTGACACGCGGCGAGATTTCAAGCCCGATCATGCCACTTGAGCACAGCGCAGCGGTGGCAAACATCGTCAGCACTGTGCTTGCAAAGCAACCGGATTAG
- a CDS encoding substrate-binding domain-containing protein has product MKLREFAKQVGLSATTVSRALSGYPEVSESTRKRVMDEALRLGYRPNVNAVRLVTGRAGAIGVVMGRNSEFHFAEFMRGMAERLSLDEVDILVSPTASNGTDDEVQLCRRLATSRRVDAIIITSPKPNDERIRLLHEIGMPFLVHGRSEIDIPYAWLDIDNEGAVYRSTEHLLDLGHTRIAMINGRFGFTFSLHRDAGYRRALEEKGLTYNPCLVEHGDFTDEIGYRLAKKLLEQNPRPTAFVAGSMMTALGIYRAARSFGLVVGKDISVIAHDDVISFLSADNMAPSLTATRSSMRAAGKRCADLLMDILDGTVPKDVNELWPVELVLRETAKRPPQ; this is encoded by the coding sequence ATGAAACTTCGTGAATTTGCCAAACAAGTCGGCCTCTCTGCCACCACCGTCAGTCGTGCTCTGAGTGGTTATCCAGAGGTCTCCGAGAGCACACGTAAGCGTGTGATGGATGAGGCTCTTCGTCTCGGCTACCGGCCCAATGTGAACGCGGTACGGTTGGTGACTGGCCGGGCAGGAGCGATCGGCGTGGTGATGGGGCGCAACAGCGAGTTTCATTTCGCAGAGTTCATGCGTGGGATGGCTGAACGGCTTAGTCTTGACGAGGTTGATATTCTCGTTAGCCCCACTGCCAGCAATGGTACCGATGACGAGGTGCAGCTGTGCCGGAGACTTGCTACCAGCCGGCGCGTTGATGCGATTATAATTACATCCCCCAAACCAAATGATGAGCGCATAAGACTATTGCATGAAATCGGCATGCCTTTTTTGGTTCATGGGCGATCTGAAATCGATATTCCCTATGCCTGGTTGGATATTGATAATGAAGGTGCGGTTTATCGTTCTACCGAGCATTTGCTGGACCTTGGTCATACACGTATCGCAATGATCAACGGTCGCTTTGGTTTCACATTTTCGTTGCACCGTGATGCTGGTTATCGCAGAGCACTGGAAGAAAAAGGGCTTACATACAATCCATGCCTGGTGGAGCACGGAGACTTTACGGATGAGATCGGGTATCGCTTGGCCAAAAAGCTGCTCGAACAAAATCCCAGGCCAACGGCCTTTGTTGCTGGCTCGATGATGACGGCACTTGGTATTTATCGAGCCGCGCGGTCTTTTGGGCTTGTGGTTGGGAAAGACATTTCAGTCATTGCGCATGATGACGTCATATCGTTTTTGAGCGCTGACAACATGGCGCCTTCGTTGACCGCCACGCGCTCATCTATGCGGGCAGCGGGTAAGCGTTGTGCTGATCTTCTGATGGATATTCTCGACGGGACTGTTCCAAAAGATGTCAATGAGTTATGGCCGGTTGAACTGGTTCTGCGTGAAACGGCCAAGCGACCTCCACAATAG
- a CDS encoding ABC transporter permease subunit, whose product MSSTADTDVPFKQVRKRQLPLSWLGVAPFFLFAILFLLWPTMYLIVGAFQDPDGNFTLKNVQDLFQPQILSAYWISIKVSLASALGGALIGFFLAWAVVLGNLPRWLRPTVLTFSGVASNFAGVPLAFAFLATLGRTGFVTILLREWFGFNLYSTGFNLLSFFGLTITYLFFQIPLMVLILTPALDGLKKEWREASSILGATNLQYWRMVAFPILWPSLLGTTLLLFANAFGAIATAYALTGSSLNIVPILLYAQIRGDVLHNQNLGYALALGMIVITGISNLIYIWLRMRAERWQR is encoded by the coding sequence ATGAGTTCAACAGCCGATACAGACGTACCTTTTAAGCAGGTGCGAAAGCGTCAATTGCCGCTATCGTGGCTTGGCGTTGCTCCGTTCTTCCTCTTTGCCATACTTTTCCTTCTTTGGCCGACGATGTATCTTATTGTCGGCGCTTTTCAGGATCCGGACGGCAATTTCACTCTTAAAAACGTTCAGGATCTTTTCCAGCCGCAGATTCTCAGCGCCTACTGGATTTCTATCAAAGTGAGCCTTGCATCCGCGCTCGGTGGCGCGTTGATCGGCTTCTTTCTGGCCTGGGCCGTGGTGCTGGGCAATCTTCCGCGCTGGCTGCGCCCAACGGTGCTGACATTCTCAGGCGTTGCATCCAATTTCGCTGGCGTTCCGCTGGCTTTCGCCTTTCTTGCGACCCTTGGCCGTACCGGCTTCGTAACCATTCTGTTGCGTGAGTGGTTCGGCTTCAATTTGTATTCGACCGGCTTCAATCTGTTGAGTTTCTTCGGTCTGACAATCACCTATCTGTTCTTCCAAATTCCACTGATGGTGCTCATTCTGACCCCTGCTCTCGATGGCCTTAAGAAAGAATGGCGTGAAGCTTCTTCGATCCTGGGTGCAACCAACCTGCAATATTGGCGAATGGTTGCTTTCCCGATTCTCTGGCCAAGCCTGCTCGGTACGACGCTGCTTCTGTTCGCAAACGCCTTTGGAGCAATTGCCACCGCCTATGCGCTGACCGGCTCATCGCTCAACATCGTTCCGATCCTGCTCTATGCACAGATCAGAGGTGATGTGCTGCATAACCAGAATCTAGGCTACGCGCTGGCGCTGGGTATGATCGTCATTACCGGCATTTCAAACCTGATCTACATCTGGCTGCGTATGCGTGCCGAAAGGTGGCAACGATGA
- the gndA gene encoding NADP-dependent phosphogluconate dehydrogenase encodes MEKADIGMVGLGVMGSNLALNIAEKGYTVAVYDRDEPVLNAFIEKAGALRDKIIPCATFEELADNIRKPRPIIFLIKAGAPVDAETTRLKAYLEQGDIMIDAGNSDYRDTMRRLKALGPNDPTFVGMGVSGGAEGARHGPSMMVGGTQEAYDRIAPILLAAAAKYKGEPCCALVGPDGAGHFVKTIHNGIEYADMQMIAEIYGILRDGLGLSAPAIGDVFEKWNTGPLNSYLIEITAKVLKAIDPETGKAMVDVILDEAGQKGTGRWSAIEAQMLGVPATGIEAAVAARSISSLKAERLAAEKAYKPAPRKLDVADQAQFLADLEQGLLAGKIAAYAQGFAVMAAASKEHGWNIPLATTARIWREGCIIRSLFLDDIAQAFEGQEIENLLLVPAFVERMGKASKGLRKIVAQAALAGLPLPALGSALSYFDSFTQSQGTANVIQGQRDFFGSHGFKRVDKDGDFHGPWGN; translated from the coding sequence ATGGAAAAAGCAGATATCGGAATGGTCGGACTCGGCGTCATGGGTTCGAACCTTGCGCTGAACATCGCCGAGAAGGGCTACACTGTAGCCGTGTATGACCGCGACGAGCCTGTTCTGAACGCATTCATCGAAAAAGCTGGCGCGCTGCGTGACAAGATCATCCCTTGCGCCACTTTTGAAGAACTGGCTGACAATATCCGCAAGCCACGCCCAATCATCTTTCTGATCAAGGCTGGCGCACCCGTTGACGCTGAAACCACGCGCCTCAAGGCCTATCTTGAGCAGGGTGATATCATGATCGATGCCGGTAATTCCGATTACCGCGACACGATGCGTCGTCTCAAGGCACTTGGTCCGAACGATCCAACTTTCGTCGGCATGGGTGTATCGGGTGGCGCAGAAGGTGCACGGCATGGTCCGTCGATGATGGTTGGCGGCACGCAGGAAGCCTATGATCGCATCGCTCCAATACTTCTGGCTGCTGCCGCAAAATATAAGGGCGAGCCTTGCTGTGCGCTGGTCGGTCCGGATGGTGCAGGCCATTTCGTAAAGACCATTCACAATGGCATCGAATATGCCGACATGCAGATGATTGCCGAGATTTACGGCATCCTGCGCGATGGCCTCGGCCTGTCTGCACCTGCAATCGGTGATGTGTTCGAGAAGTGGAATACGGGTCCACTTAACTCCTACCTAATTGAAATTACTGCAAAAGTTCTGAAGGCTATTGATCCTGAAACCGGCAAGGCGATGGTCGATGTGATCCTTGACGAAGCTGGTCAGAAGGGTACTGGCCGCTGGTCGGCGATTGAAGCACAGATGCTGGGCGTTCCGGCAACCGGCATTGAAGCGGCTGTTGCTGCGCGTTCGATTTCGTCGCTGAAAGCAGAACGTCTGGCTGCGGAAAAGGCTTACAAGCCTGCGCCGCGCAAGCTTGATGTTGCTGATCAGGCTCAGTTCCTTGCAGATCTTGAGCAGGGTTTGTTGGCTGGTAAGATTGCAGCCTATGCACAGGGTTTCGCGGTTATGGCCGCAGCGTCCAAAGAGCATGGCTGGAACATTCCGCTTGCAACCACCGCCCGTATCTGGCGCGAAGGCTGCATCATCCGTTCGCTGTTCCTCGATGACATTGCGCAGGCTTTTGAAGGTCAGGAAATCGAGAATCTTCTCTTGGTTCCAGCATTCGTTGAACGTATGGGCAAGGCATCGAAGGGGCTTCGCAAGATCGTTGCACAGGCTGCATTAGCGGGTCTGCCGCTTCCGGCGCTTGGCTCGGCATTGAGCTACTTCGACAGCTTTACGCAGTCGCAGGGTACGGCCAACGTCATTCAGGGCCAGCGCGACTTCTTCGGTTCGCACGGCTTCAAGCGTGTGGACAAGGATGGTGATTTCCACGGCCCTTGGGGTAATTAA
- a CDS encoding ABC transporter ATP-binding protein, with product MAFLNLKHLKKSFGANTVVHDFNLAVEKGEFVSFLGPSGCGKTTVLRMIAGFESADQGAIEIDGKDVVDLKPNQRNIGMVFQAYALFPNMTVAQNVAFGLRVSGKSKAEIDATVKEMLGLIRLEHLADRYPYQMSGGQQQRVALARALATKPQVLLLDEPLSALDAKIRISLRQEIRAIQQKLGITTVFVTHDQEEALSISDRIVVMHEGKADQIGTPFDIYNRPASRFVASFVGTLNMLEASVAEPGQNSIELDGRVIKVNEELGHHEKGKAVTLALRPEAVSMEARKSHDTSLEATIEDVHFLGSVIRTRVALGKNQLSFDTFNDPALTPPQRGDKVTVHFASHDLLVLAD from the coding sequence ATGGCTTTTCTTAATCTCAAGCACCTGAAAAAAAGCTTCGGCGCCAATACCGTCGTCCACGATTTCAACCTTGCTGTCGAAAAAGGTGAATTCGTTTCCTTCCTCGGCCCGTCAGGCTGCGGCAAGACAACCGTGCTGCGCATGATTGCAGGTTTTGAAAGTGCCGATCAGGGTGCAATCGAAATTGACGGCAAGGATGTGGTTGATCTCAAGCCGAACCAGCGCAATATCGGTATGGTGTTTCAGGCCTATGCACTGTTTCCCAACATGACTGTTGCGCAAAACGTAGCCTTTGGTCTGCGCGTTTCGGGTAAGTCAAAAGCGGAAATCGACGCAACCGTCAAGGAAATGCTCGGTCTGATCCGGCTTGAACATCTAGCAGACCGTTATCCTTATCAGATGTCCGGCGGCCAGCAGCAGCGTGTGGCACTGGCGCGCGCGCTTGCAACCAAGCCGCAAGTTCTTTTGCTCGACGAACCGCTGTCAGCACTTGATGCGAAAATCCGTATCTCGCTGCGTCAGGAAATCCGGGCAATCCAGCAGAAGCTTGGCATCACCACGGTTTTCGTGACCCATGATCAGGAAGAAGCACTGTCGATCTCTGATCGCATCGTTGTTATGCATGAAGGAAAGGCTGACCAGATCGGTACGCCTTTCGACATTTATAACCGCCCTGCATCGCGCTTCGTCGCTTCCTTCGTTGGAACGCTCAACATGCTTGAAGCATCGGTCGCCGAACCGGGACAGAACAGCATTGAACTCGATGGCCGCGTGATCAAGGTGAATGAAGAACTTGGCCATCACGAAAAGGGCAAAGCGGTTACATTGGCGCTGCGCCCGGAAGCGGTCAGTATGGAAGCGCGCAAGAGCCACGACACTTCACTTGAAGCCACCATTGAGGATGTGCACTTCCTCGGCTCCGTCATTCGCACGCGCGTGGCGCTTGGCAAGAACCAGTTATCATTCGACACGTTCAACGATCCGGCACTCACACCGCCTCAGCGCGGGGACAAAGTGACGGTGCATTTTGCATCGCATGATCTGCTCGTTTTGGCCGATTAA
- a CDS encoding Gfo/Idh/MocA family oxidoreductase, translating to MNIAIIGTGFVADYYMTTLRNYPQLKLLGAFDRSAERLKVFASHYNVRAYESFEAVLADTNVQIVLNLTTPENHYAISRAALEAGKHVYSEKPLAMDFNDAKALVEFAAANGLTLAAAPANGLSDAQKLVSNSMSEIGTPRLVYAEMEDGPVFRDKWATWRSQSGAPWPGLHEFEIGCTLEHAGYALSWLVSLFGPVESVNAFSSITFQNKGPGTEHLHMAPDFSVGCLRFKSGLVARLTSGLAMPKDRSLTIVADKGSITVDDLWDNRSAVRLESTERKRSLLSRVFGRVEAKLGKTLPWKPAVGSKLAYPKGDTLSLPSFPSQIDFMRGVADQARAIETGKTAFFSGAVALHITEVALALNNAGENAAPYKVQSSF from the coding sequence ATGAATATTGCGATCATTGGCACGGGCTTCGTCGCCGATTACTACATGACCACGCTGCGCAATTATCCGCAATTGAAGCTGCTCGGTGCCTTTGATCGCTCGGCAGAGCGCCTGAAAGTGTTTGCTTCGCATTATAACGTGCGCGCCTATGAGAGCTTCGAGGCCGTTCTTGCGGATACAAACGTGCAGATTGTGCTTAATCTGACGACGCCGGAAAACCATTATGCGATTTCACGCGCCGCTCTTGAGGCGGGTAAGCATGTCTATTCGGAAAAGCCGCTTGCCATGGATTTCAACGATGCCAAGGCGCTGGTTGAGTTTGCAGCCGCTAATGGACTGACATTGGCGGCTGCTCCGGCCAATGGTCTCAGTGACGCGCAAAAACTGGTCTCAAACTCGATGAGCGAGATCGGCACGCCGCGTCTGGTTTATGCCGAAATGGAAGATGGTCCGGTTTTTCGCGACAAATGGGCGACATGGCGCTCGCAATCGGGCGCGCCGTGGCCGGGTCTGCATGAGTTTGAGATTGGATGTACGCTGGAACATGCAGGCTATGCGCTCTCATGGCTGGTTTCGCTTTTTGGTCCCGTTGAAAGCGTAAACGCCTTCTCCTCGATCACCTTCCAGAACAAGGGGCCGGGAACAGAGCATCTGCACATGGCGCCGGATTTCTCCGTCGGTTGCCTGCGTTTCAAATCCGGTCTTGTTGCGCGTCTGACGTCCGGCCTTGCAATGCCGAAGGATCGCAGCCTGACAATTGTAGCTGACAAGGGTTCCATCACGGTTGATGATCTTTGGGATAACCGTTCTGCTGTCAGGCTTGAATCGACGGAAAGAAAGCGTTCTCTTCTGTCGCGTGTTTTTGGTCGCGTGGAAGCAAAGCTTGGCAAAACGCTGCCATGGAAACCGGCTGTCGGCAGCAAGCTCGCCTATCCAAAAGGCGATACGTTGAGCCTGCCTTCATTCCCGTCACAGATTGATTTCATGCGTGGCGTGGCTGATCAGGCGCGCGCCATTGAAACCGGTAAGACGGCTTTTTTCTCCGGTGCGGTGGCCTTGCACATCACCGAAGTAGCGCTCGCACTCAACAATGCCGGTGAAAATGCAGCGCCTTATAAGGTGCAGAGCAGCTTCTAA
- a CDS encoding MOSC domain-containing protein produces MGGIVVAVARDAKHHFSKQLVSEITIVAGEGVEGDAHKGVTVKHRSRVRADPTQPNLRQVHLIQAELFDELTQKGFDVAPAQLGENITTRGIDLLALPKSTILKIGPEVVLQITGLRNPCSQIEKFEKGLLNAVLDKTKNGELVLKAGIMSIVLAGGNVQAGDNIEIELPPLPHEKLQRV; encoded by the coding sequence ATGGGTGGAATTGTTGTAGCCGTTGCACGCGATGCGAAGCATCACTTCTCGAAGCAGCTCGTTTCAGAGATAACCATTGTCGCGGGAGAGGGGGTTGAAGGCGATGCGCACAAGGGTGTGACCGTCAAACATCGGTCGCGTGTGAGAGCAGATCCCACGCAACCCAATCTGCGTCAGGTCCACCTCATTCAGGCAGAGCTTTTTGATGAGTTGACCCAGAAGGGTTTTGACGTTGCGCCCGCGCAGCTGGGTGAAAACATTACCACACGCGGAATTGATCTGCTCGCACTGCCCAAATCGACAATCCTCAAGATTGGTCCCGAGGTTGTTCTCCAAATCACGGGCTTGCGCAATCCTTGTTCGCAGATTGAGAAATTCGAAAAAGGGTTGTTAAACGCCGTGCTCGATAAAACGAAGAATGGTGAACTTGTGCTCAAGGCAGGCATCATGTCGATCGTTCTTGCGGGTGGAAATGTACAAGCCGGTGATAATATCGAGATTGAACTGCCGCCGCTGCCACATGAGAAACTCCAGCGTGTCTGA
- a CDS encoding ABC transporter substrate-binding protein, which translates to MLAFTARLLSLSTAIAVGGVSIAAAEPSAELIAAAKAEGELTTIALPHDWCGYGDIIKSFKDKYGLKVNELNPDAGSGDEIEAIKANKDNKGPQAPDVIDVGFAFGTTAKKDGLIQPYKVATWDEIPDSAKDPEGYWYGDYYGVLGFEVNKDIVKDVPQDWEDLLKSDYANSVALAGDPRVSAQAILGVHAAGIARGAEPGAEAGKKGLEFFKELNAAGNFVPVIGKAASLAQGSTPIVIRWDYNALADRDTLKGNPEIETVIPKTGVVAGVYVQAISAYAPHPNAAKLWMEHIYSDDGQLGYLKGYCHPIRFNAMAKAGKIPQELLDKLPPAESYEKAIFPTLEQIETAQEEITKNWDSVVGANVQ; encoded by the coding sequence ATGCTTGCATTTACTGCGCGTCTGCTGTCGCTTTCGACGGCAATCGCTGTCGGTGGGGTTTCGATCGCTGCCGCTGAACCATCAGCTGAACTCATCGCCGCTGCGAAGGCTGAAGGCGAACTGACCACAATCGCGCTGCCACATGACTGGTGCGGCTATGGCGACATCATCAAGAGCTTCAAAGACAAGTATGGCCTCAAGGTTAACGAGCTGAACCCTGATGCCGGTTCGGGCGACGAGATCGAGGCCATCAAGGCAAACAAGGATAACAAGGGCCCGCAGGCTCCTGACGTCATCGATGTTGGCTTTGCTTTTGGCACAACTGCCAAGAAAGACGGCCTGATTCAGCCTTACAAGGTCGCGACCTGGGACGAAATCCCTGATAGTGCCAAGGACCCTGAAGGTTACTGGTATGGCGACTATTACGGCGTTCTTGGTTTCGAAGTGAACAAGGACATCGTTAAGGACGTCCCACAGGATTGGGAAGACCTGCTCAAAAGCGATTACGCAAACTCTGTCGCACTGGCCGGTGATCCACGTGTTTCCGCACAGGCAATCCTCGGCGTTCACGCTGCAGGCATCGCACGCGGCGCTGAACCAGGCGCTGAAGCCGGCAAGAAAGGCCTTGAATTCTTCAAGGAACTCAATGCCGCTGGCAACTTCGTTCCAGTGATCGGTAAAGCAGCTTCTCTGGCGCAGGGTTCAACCCCAATCGTCATTCGCTGGGATTACAATGCACTCGCAGACCGTGATACGCTCAAAGGCAATCCGGAAATCGAAACTGTGATCCCGAAGACTGGCGTCGTTGCTGGCGTTTATGTACAGGCAATCAGTGCCTATGCACCGCATCCAAATGCTGCAAAGCTCTGGATGGAGCATATTTATTCGGATGATGGTCAGCTTGGTTATCTGAAGGGTTACTGCCACCCGATCCGCTTCAACGCGATGGCCAAGGCTGGCAAGATTCCACAGGAACTGCTCGACAAGCTGCCACCAGCAGAATCTTACGAAAAAGCGATTTTCCCAACTCTTGAACAGATTGAAACCGCTCAGGAAGAAATCACCAAGAACTGGGACAGCGTGGTTGGTGCAAACGTCCAGTAA
- a CDS encoding O-antigen ligase, with protein MTMRKTALVIATVILCILLISFRPFSSAVVSDGQASGDTINQLGFGIVGVVSLLSLAMFAQPVKVVRLVSLGWLLMFAILVASAFTSHDPSTAIRGIMLTLIGIFAIMAVLALPQDADGYSWMLLSAASIVIIISYGGVVALPNLGTHGFDEVEPQNSYLWRGVFTHKNIAGPVMAIFAFAGIYLWRRGWRVSGALITLFALFFVAHTGSKTTVALIPFAMLLVIGPGWVGMRGLAPLMILTIQVVFALFTIGTVLFEPLHQMLLKFSVDPTFTGRTSIWAFAIEALHSHLWRGFGYESFWSADAAKEAANPYYLDWDVRGIVHGHNGYLDITLSMGLIGLICAIVVIIIMPLVNYMRCRQTRENLLLADFFLMFVFFGTLNAMLESFFFRRMDPVWLMLIFAIFGLRMTAKVTIPKRSV; from the coding sequence ATGACTATGCGTAAGACTGCGCTCGTCATCGCTACGGTGATTCTGTGCATTCTCCTGATTTCGTTTCGCCCATTTTCGTCGGCTGTAGTCTCCGACGGCCAAGCATCCGGTGATACCATTAATCAGCTTGGTTTCGGCATCGTAGGTGTCGTTTCGCTCCTGTCGCTTGCGATGTTTGCCCAGCCCGTAAAAGTTGTGCGTCTGGTCAGCCTTGGCTGGCTTTTGATGTTTGCCATTCTTGTGGCCTCAGCATTCACCAGCCACGATCCATCAACGGCCATTCGCGGGATTATGCTGACACTGATCGGCATTTTCGCGATCATGGCCGTTCTTGCTTTGCCGCAGGATGCAGATGGTTATTCATGGATGCTGTTGAGTGCGGCATCGATTGTAATCATCATTTCTTATGGGGGCGTTGTGGCGCTCCCCAATCTCGGTACGCATGGTTTTGATGAGGTGGAGCCGCAGAATTCCTATCTCTGGCGCGGTGTCTTTACACACAAGAACATCGCCGGTCCGGTCATGGCGATTTTTGCCTTTGCGGGTATTTATCTGTGGCGACGCGGCTGGCGGGTTAGCGGTGCGCTGATTACCTTGTTTGCCTTGTTTTTCGTGGCGCATACCGGTTCGAAAACCACGGTAGCGTTAATTCCCTTCGCCATGCTTCTGGTGATTGGTCCGGGTTGGGTCGGTATGCGTGGCTTGGCACCGCTGATGATCCTCACCATTCAAGTGGTTTTTGCGCTGTTCACCATCGGCACTGTGTTGTTCGAGCCGTTACACCAGATGCTATTGAAGTTCTCTGTCGATCCGACCTTCACCGGCCGCACGTCGATCTGGGCTTTTGCAATTGAGGCGCTGCATAGTCATTTATGGCGGGGTTTTGGCTATGAAAGCTTCTGGAGTGCGGATGCTGCGAAAGAAGCTGCCAATCCCTATTATCTTGATTGGGATGTGCGCGGCATCGTGCACGGTCATAACGGCTATCTCGACATCACGCTTTCGATGGGCCTTATCGGGCTCATCTGCGCGATTGTCGTCATCATCATCATGCCGCTGGTCAACTATATGCGGTGCAGGCAAACACGCGAAAACCTGTTGTTGGCGGATTTCTTTTTGATGTTTGTCTTTTTCGGTACGCTCAATGCGATGCTGGAAAGCTTCTTCTTCCGTCGCATGGACCCGGTCTGGCTCATGCTCATCTTTGCGATTTTTGGCCTTCGCATGACGGCCAAAGTCACCATTCCGAAACGGTCTGTATAG